The sequence CCGAGGGGGCCGGGGTGTGGTCAAGGACGATGACGCTTCCGTCCTCGTCGCTCTGGTCGAAGACCGCGGGCGCGGTCAAGGCGCACTGCCCGGACGCGACGCACTTGGACAGGTCGGCTTCCACGTTCATGCCGTCTCCACCTCGCACTCGGGGACTTGGGGCTGGGGTCATCACCACAGGACCGGGACCTCGCCGACGCCGCCGGGCAGCCGTTCGGAGTGCTCGCGCAGGCTGTACGGGTCGACGGCGAGGCGCAGGCCGGGGAAGCGGCGGAAGAGGGCGGTGAAGGCGATACGCATCTCGGTGCGGGCCAGGGCGTTGCCGATGCAGTAGCGGCCGCCGTGGCCGAACCCGAGGTGCGGGTTGGGGGTGCGCTCCGGGTCGAAGGAGTCCGGCTCGGCGAACGCGGCACCGTCGCGGTTGGCGGCGTTGATCGCTACGAGGACGGCATCGCCGCGGGCGATGGTGACTCCGGCGATCGGGACGTCCTCGCGGGCGTAGCGCAGGAGGCCGATTCCGCCGGGGGCGGACATGCGCAGGATCTCCTCGACGGTCGAGTCCACCAGCTCCTCGGGCCGGGCGGCGAAGCGGTCCCGGCGGCCGGGCTCGCTCAGCAGGAACAGCGTGCCGAAGTCGATGCGGGTGGAGGTCGTCTCGTGGCCGGCGAAGAGCAGGCCCGCCGCCAGCCGGGTCATGTCGTCCTCGCTGAAGGTGGGGTCCTCGGCCTGGACCGTGAGGATGTCGGTGACGACATCCTGGCCGGGCTGCTCGCGTTTGCTCTGTGCCAGGCGGCCTATGTACGCCTGGAATTCGGCCATCGCCTCCAGCGCGTCGGCCCCGCCATCGAGCACCCCGATCCGTTCCGACCAGCCTCGCAGCAGGTCGCGGTCGGAGTGCGGCACGCCGAGGAGTTCGCAGATCACCTGCACCGGCAGCGGGAACGACAGGAAATCGTGCAGGTTCACCGGCGCGTGCGGACTGCGGGCCCGGGCCTGTTCCATGTCGTCGAGGCAGCGCTCGGTCAGCTCTTCGATCTGGCCGGCCAGGCGTCGCATCCGGGGGGCGGAGAACGCGGGCGCGAGCACCTTGCGCATCCGCGCATGTTCGCGTTCCTCGTCCTCGAAGCTGCCGGTGGGCCCGGCCTGGATCGCGGCGGAGGAAATCCTGGACGCCTCCTCGGGCGCGGGATGCGCCTTGCCGAACCGACGGTCGCTCAAGATCGTGCGGGCCTCCTCGTAGGCCGTCACCAGCCAGGCCGGGTCACCAGCCGGGGTCGTCACACGAGCCAGCGGCCCCTGCTCCCGCAGCCGGGCGAACAAGGGGGCCAGATCCAGGGCGTTGGGGCGGGTGAAGGGTAGCTGCGGTGCAGGGGAACGTGCAGTCATGGTCTCTCC is a genomic window of Streptomyces sp. Edi2 containing:
- a CDS encoding ferredoxin translates to MNVEADLSKCVASGQCALTAPAVFDQSDEDGSVIVLDHTPAPSAHGQARQAAAMCPGAAISVRSTP
- a CDS encoding cytochrome P450, with the protein product MTARSPAPQLPFTRPNALDLAPLFARLREQGPLARVTTPAGDPAWLVTAYEEARTILSDRRFGKAHPAPEEASRISSAAIQAGPTGSFEDEEREHARMRKVLAPAFSAPRMRRLAGQIEELTERCLDDMEQARARSPHAPVNLHDFLSFPLPVQVICELLGVPHSDRDLLRGWSERIGVLDGGADALEAMAEFQAYIGRLAQSKREQPGQDVVTDILTVQAEDPTFSEDDMTRLAAGLLFAGHETTSTRIDFGTLFLLSEPGRRDRFAARPEELVDSTVEEILRMSAPGGIGLLRYAREDVPIAGVTIARGDAVLVAINAANRDGAAFAEPDSFDPERTPNPHLGFGHGGRYCIGNALARTEMRIAFTALFRRFPGLRLAVDPYSLREHSERLPGGVGEVPVLW